A window from Megalobrama amblycephala isolate DHTTF-2021 linkage group LG9, ASM1881202v1, whole genome shotgun sequence encodes these proteins:
- the LOC125275943 gene encoding uncharacterized protein LOC125275943 translates to MEKVLFFCVFSCRIIQLTTSDVSEHEVTTLRFQLNEDISLDCNMTNRYEITWYHQNSDSGRLTLLMTAKISSAVGRKLLVTYNLNKSRLKFIADTEITRVSLVITGLTESDSGLYFCGTKSVTSEMHFDKPIRLEIEGKLTDREDKCNSVTETADVVEVTDGVTVTERVLMFGGVGLAAFVFFLATFIAGGIIHHHGWQKGWKEAKRASLMSQKSAK, encoded by the exons ATGGAGAAGGTtttgttcttttgtgttttttcatGCAGGATTATTCAGCTCACTACCAGTg ATGTTTCAGAACATGAAGTGACTACGCTAAGATTTCAGCTGAACGAAGACATCAGTCTGGACTGTAACATGACCAACAGATATGAAATCACCTGGTATCACCAGAACTCTGATTCTGGACGACTAACACTGCTGATGACTGCCAAGATCAGCAGTGCAGTGGGAAGAAAACTGCTAGTTACGTACAATCTAAATAAAAGTCGTCTGAAATTCATTGCAGATACAGAGATCACCAGAGTCTCTCTAGTtataactggactaacagagTCAGATTCTGGCCTTTATTTCTGTGGAACAAAGTCTGTGACTTCAGAGATGCACTTCGACAAACCCATCAGACTGGAGATCGAGG gtAAGCTGACAGACAGAGAGGACAAATGTAATTCTGTTACAGAAACGGCAGATGTTGTTGAGGTCACAG ATGGAGTGACAGTGACGGAGCGTGTGTTGATGTTCGGTGGTGTTGGACTCGCtgcttttgtgttttttctgGCTACATTCATCGCAGGAGGAATCATTCACCATCACGGCTGGCAGAAAGGATGGAAAGAAGCCAAACGTGCATCTCTGATGAGTCAAAAATCAGCTAAATGA